DNA sequence from the Treponema sp. OMZ 838 genome:
ACGGCTGCGGCAGGAAAATCCCAACCCGCGGAGCGAGCTGCATTGGAAAAATGTCTATACATTGCTGGTTGCCGTGGTGCTTTCGGCGCAGGCAACCGATGTTGGGGTAAATAAGGCAACCGCACCTCTTTTTGAAAAGGTTGATACGCCGGAGCAAATGCTTGAACTTGGCGAAGAGGGACTGAAAAGCTATATCAATTCCATCAATTTATACCCGACAAAGGCAAAGCGGATTATCGCGCTCAGTAAGATTTTGATAGACCAATATCATTCGGAGGTACCGCATGACCGTACCGCATTGGAAAGCCTTCCGGGGGTCGGGCGGAAAACAGCTAATGTTGTGCTGAATGTAGGATTCGGCGAGCCTGCAATAGCGGTCGATACACATATTCTGCGTACAGCTCCGCGTATTGGGCTGTCGCAGGGGACAACTCCGCTTGAAGTTGAGCAGGATTTACTGCGCGTAACGCCCGAAGAATTTTTGCTGGACGCTCATCATTGGATACTGTTGCACGGCAGATATGTCTGTAAAGCGCGAAATCCTGATTGTGCCGGATGTAATCTTAATGATATATGCTTAAAAAATGGGGTAGGGGACTAGAACCATACAAAAGGGGGAAAAAGATAACAGCCTGATCAATTTTACGATCGCATTTACAATAGAGCCGTTCCCAGCCGTTGGCTTATTTTTTCATTGGTAGGTCGGACATCATAATATACCGCTTTAAAGGTGATTGTGCGGGCTGTAGTATCCCACAGTGCGAAATATGCAGGGAAATGCGTTTTATCGGCAAGCTCCGCCGCCCTGCCCGCTGCTGCGTCTAATACGCGCGGAAAGCCTACGCTGCCCGGATTGATGATACAGCAATCTTTATCGAGTGTTACCGTTTGCTCCGGTTCGGGGTATAACGCATCGTAGCATCCCCGATCGATGTAGAAAACGGCAGCTTGGTGCGTGTGTCCGCAAAAGCAGAGTTTAAAACCTTCTGCACACAGGTACCGGAGCGATACGGCTGTTTCTTGCCCGCCGTGCAGATATTCGGTGACGGGTTCCAACGGAGAGCCGTGTACAAGCAGTGTCTTTTCGGATAAAAAATAGAGAGGACGCAAGCCTGCCAAAAAGAATCGGCTTTTCCATGAAATAAGCTGTGCGGTTTTTTTTAGAGAGCGGCGGGCGTTCTCGCCGAACCAGCCGGACGGAAGCCTTTTAAGCAATCCTTCTTCGTGATTACCTGTCAGAAGAATGCACGGACGGATATGTTTTTTTAATCTTTTTACTCGCTGAATGCAGGCCTCAGGATCGGGACCGTAGCCGACCATATCGCCAAGCGAGATAAAGCCGTCGTACTGTCCATTGACGGAATCCAGTACAGCGTTGAGTGCTTCCATGTTTGCATGGATATCTGCCGTTACCACTATTTTCATATTGAGAGGAATATATCATACCGTATGCCGGAAAAACTTACAACAAGACTTTTGAATAACCTCCGGGATAGCTTTCAATCCGATTGGAAATTGCTTTCCGAAACGGAGCATTTTCTTGCGTCTACCCCTTTGCAGCAGAACTATGAGCAGCAATTTGCCGTATGGCGTAAACGGCTGCAAACAGGGAAAAATGATGCGGTACGTGCATCGGTACGGGAAGATCTTATCGCATTGAGGAAGGCGCTGCGTTTGGAAGGGTATGATTTGTCTCTTGGAGCAATTCAGCTTATTGTAAAAGATTTTGTGAACGATGATGCGGCGGCTCGCGGTTTCCGGCGGGTTGTGATCTGCTTTTGTGATGCGGGGCTGTTTTGGCTGTCGGGGGAAGCTAATCATCTTGAACTTGGCAGTGATCTACAGGCCGAGTTGGAACGTAAGCGGCTGTATGTTCATCCTGAAATGCATTATCTTTGGTTTCTGTGGAAGCGGAATGCTTTGCTGTTAAGCGGTTCCGCAACCGAAACAAAAGAAGCTTTTGAGCGCCTACAAACGCGCGTACAGGCAAACCCGCAAAAAGTATTGCGCTATCTTAAAGCGTTGTAGGATCAGTCTTACTTGTCTTTTCGCTGTTATTTTAGTACCTTCATCCGTAATTAACATACTTTGATAAGGAGTACAGGGGAATTGAGTTTTCCGTACAGATAGATACTTCATTTATAAACCGTTAGGAGATATGATATGGACATGGATTTATACATAACAAAGCATCGGGTCATGCAAGATTACCTTCGCCAGCTAACCAACCTTGTAAACGGTACTATAGACAAGGCAAATGCTCCATTAATTGCAGAGCTTATTAATAAAACAACGGGTGTATTGAATATGCACCTTGCCTCCGAGGATCATTTTGTTTATCCGAAATTATTGGAGAGCAGCGATGAGAAAATTCGATCGATTACCCGATCATATATGAATGAAATGGCCGGCATAGCGGATTCGTATCTCGCCTTTCATAAAAAATTCAACACGCCGTCAAAAATACTTGCGGATATCGATGAATTTAAGCGGACTTTCAAAAAAGTTCGGGATGCATTATTGAGGCGTATGGAACGCGAAGAAAAAGAACTGTATACGCTTACTGTTTAAAAGTTTCCTGAAAAGGTAATACGTGGACTTGCAATTTCCTCTTTTTGCTCCTATAATTGCGAATATGCTGAGCCAACGCATCGGATTTTTGCAGCACCAACCGCCTCTTTCCAAAGTGCAGTTGCTATTTTCAGTAGCGGCATATTTTCAAAAGGTAGTTGACATACATAGCTTCGTCGGCATAATGACTCAGCGACTCAGCAACTAGACTGCGCCTTGAAAAATGGGTAGCCTTTTCATTCAGACAACAACATCATTATTTTTTCTCATCAATTTTTGCAGACGGCACAAGCAGTGTTAGTGTTTTTCCTTTTACACACAGACGATACTTTGCTGCCTTGGGCATATTTTGTGCGTTAGATATGCAAAAACGTCTTCATTATAAACATATTATCAACACAGTTTTTTATCGTCGAAGCCGTCCGGCAGTGTGGTTTGATTCAGGGTAAACGGAGCGGTAATTGGTAATTTGTAATGAAGT
Encoded proteins:
- the nth gene encoding endonuclease III, which codes for MRLLPADAVYTVYERLRQENPNPRSELHWKNVYTLLVAVVLSAQATDVGVNKATAPLFEKVDTPEQMLELGEEGLKSYINSINLYPTKAKRIIALSKILIDQYHSEVPHDRTALESLPGVGRKTANVVLNVGFGEPAIAVDTHILRTAPRIGLSQGTTPLEVEQDLLRVTPEEFLLDAHHWILLHGRYVCKARNPDCAGCNLNDICLKNGVGD
- a CDS encoding metallophosphoesterase; translation: MKIVVTADIHANMEALNAVLDSVNGQYDGFISLGDMVGYGPDPEACIQRVKRLKKHIRPCILLTGNHEEGLLKRLPSGWFGENARRSLKKTAQLISWKSRFFLAGLRPLYFLSEKTLLVHGSPLEPVTEYLHGGQETAVSLRYLCAEGFKLCFCGHTHQAAVFYIDRGCYDALYPEPEQTVTLDKDCCIINPGSVGFPRVLDAAAGRAAELADKTHFPAYFALWDTTARTITFKAVYYDVRPTNEKISQRLGTALL
- a CDS encoding hemerythrin domain-containing protein, producing MDMDLYITKHRVMQDYLRQLTNLVNGTIDKANAPLIAELINKTTGVLNMHLASEDHFVYPKLLESSDEKIRSITRSYMNEMAGIADSYLAFHKKFNTPSKILADIDEFKRTFKKVRDALLRRMEREEKELYTLTV